The proteins below come from a single Caenibius sp. WL genomic window:
- a CDS encoding glycosyl transferase family protein translates to MTILGGYSILQAMAFVGYELLLFAGAFFLIGAFDDILVDIHYLWGRLRGRLRTARIRRAEFTGRPLAGIAAVMIPAWREAEVIGATVHHTLSAWPQPELRLYVGCYGNDPQTVQAVIGAARGDPRLRVVIHDRAGPSSKADCLNRIYRALREDEARMGTPARMILLHDAEDMVDPAALALLDRAMDDCDFVQMPVLPEPQAGSIWIAGHYCDEFAEAHGKAMVVRGALEAGLPAAGVGCAFARGALERVAGRNGGANSTPFASQSLTEDYELGLKIAEIGGRSRFLRLRGDDGRLVATRACFPAHFAEAVRQKTRWIHGIAFQGWDRMGWEGGLSERWMRLRDRRGPLTALVLAVAYLCIILSGVLWLGNAMGLLVLPQPGPVVQLLLGLNLIAFFWRVCWRCVFSWREYGALEGVLAVLRIPVSNAIAIFAGRRAVFAYWRTLKGEPPTWEKTVHRLHPSMLRRKEAAS, encoded by the coding sequence ATGACGATTCTGGGGGGTTATTCCATCCTACAGGCCATGGCCTTTGTAGGATACGAGTTACTGCTGTTTGCCGGTGCGTTTTTTCTGATCGGCGCATTCGACGATATCCTTGTCGATATCCACTATCTTTGGGGGCGTTTGCGCGGGCGGCTGCGCACTGCCCGCATTCGCCGCGCCGAGTTCACGGGGCGGCCGCTGGCGGGCATTGCCGCGGTGATGATCCCTGCCTGGCGGGAAGCCGAAGTGATCGGCGCCACGGTGCACCACACGCTGTCTGCCTGGCCACAGCCGGAATTGCGGCTCTATGTCGGCTGCTACGGCAACGATCCGCAAACGGTGCAGGCGGTGATCGGCGCGGCGCGGGGCGATCCGCGCCTGCGGGTGGTTATCCATGATCGCGCCGGGCCCAGCAGCAAGGCCGATTGCCTCAACCGCATCTATCGCGCGCTGCGCGAAGACGAAGCGCGGATGGGGACGCCCGCCCGCATGATCCTGCTCCACGATGCGGAAGACATGGTCGATCCGGCGGCTCTCGCGCTGCTGGACCGGGCGATGGACGATTGCGACTTCGTGCAGATGCCGGTCCTGCCCGAACCGCAAGCGGGCTCGATCTGGATCGCGGGCCATTATTGCGACGAATTCGCCGAGGCGCATGGCAAGGCCATGGTGGTGCGTGGGGCGCTGGAGGCGGGCCTGCCCGCCGCCGGGGTCGGTTGCGCTTTCGCGCGTGGCGCGCTGGAACGGGTGGCGGGGCGCAACGGCGGCGCAAACAGCACGCCTTTCGCCAGCCAGAGCCTGACCGAAGATTACGAACTGGGCCTCAAGATCGCCGAAATCGGTGGCCGCTCGCGGTTCCTGCGCCTGCGTGGGGACGATGGCCGGCTGGTGGCGACGCGGGCCTGCTTTCCCGCCCATTTCGCGGAAGCGGTGCGGCAGAAGACCCGGTGGATTCACGGCATCGCCTTTCAGGGCTGGGACCGGATGGGCTGGGAAGGCGGGCTCAGCGAACGCTGGATGCGCCTGCGCGACCGGCGCGGGCCGCTGACCGCCCTGGTGCTGGCGGTGGCCTATCTCTGCATCATTCTTTCGGGTGTGCTGTGGTTGGGCAATGCCATGGGGCTGCTGGTCCTGCCGCAACCCGGCCCGGTGGTGCAACTGCTGCTGGGGCTCAACCTGATCGCGTTCTTCTGGCGGGTGTGCTGGCGCTGTGTTTTCTCCTGGCGTGAATATGGCGCGCTGGAAGGCGTGTTGGCAGTGCTGCGGATTCCGGTTTCCAATGCGATCGCGATCTTTGCCGGGCGGCGGGCGGTGTTTGCCTACTGGCGCACGCTCAAGGGGGAACCGCCGACGTGGGAAAAGACGGTGCATCGCCTGCATCCCTCGATGCTGCGCCGGAAGGAGGCCGCATCGTGA
- the nhaA gene encoding Na+/H+ antiporter NhaA: protein MAAPHSPHSLVPHRLRVLAGHEAFAGSLLILVAALAIALANSPLAHGYHALFHAPLPWTPIAKLGTLHLWINDALMAVFFFVVGLEVKREIVAGQLADARQRRLPVLAAFAGMAIPAAVYAGLAGGDPVLIHGWAIPAATDIAFALGVLALVGPRVPAPLRLFLLTVAIVDDIGAVLIIAVFFTGSLKLGWLVIALCLLAVMLALGRARVSHAGPYALAALAMWYCVLHSGMHATIAGVVAALAIPMAGPKPALLERLEHALSGWNTYLIVPLFGFANAGVALAGIGLVGLLSPLPLAIACGLVIGKQMGIFVAIWVADRIGFARRPAGASWAQIWGVAILCGIGFTMSLFIAALAFPDYPLLVEEAKLGILGGSLVSAVLGYAVLRFAPAPQANAR from the coding sequence ATGGCTGCCCCGCATTCCCCCCATTCGCTTGTGCCGCACCGGTTGCGCGTGCTCGCCGGGCATGAGGCTTTTGCCGGGAGCCTGCTGATTCTGGTGGCGGCCCTGGCGATCGCGCTGGCCAATTCCCCGCTGGCGCATGGCTATCACGCGCTGTTCCACGCGCCCTTGCCGTGGACGCCCATCGCCAAGCTGGGCACGCTGCATCTGTGGATCAACGACGCGCTGATGGCGGTGTTCTTTTTCGTGGTCGGGCTGGAAGTGAAACGGGAAATCGTCGCCGGGCAACTGGCCGACGCGCGCCAGCGGCGCCTGCCGGTTCTGGCTGCTTTCGCCGGGATGGCGATACCGGCTGCGGTCTATGCCGGCCTTGCCGGCGGAGATCCGGTGCTGATTCACGGCTGGGCCATTCCCGCCGCCACCGATATCGCGTTCGCTCTCGGCGTGCTCGCACTGGTGGGGCCGCGCGTGCCCGCCCCGCTGCGCCTGTTCCTGCTGACCGTGGCGATCGTCGACGATATCGGCGCGGTGCTGATTATCGCGGTGTTCTTCACCGGCAGTCTCAAGCTCGGCTGGCTGGTCATCGCGCTCTGCCTGCTGGCAGTGATGCTGGCGCTTGGCCGGGCGCGCGTCTCCCATGCGGGGCCTTATGCGCTGGCCGCGCTCGCCATGTGGTATTGCGTGCTCCATTCGGGGATGCACGCCACGATCGCGGGCGTGGTCGCCGCTCTGGCCATTCCGATGGCAGGCCCCAAACCCGCGCTGCTCGAACGGCTGGAACATGCCCTGTCGGGTTGGAACACCTATCTGATCGTGCCGCTGTTCGGTTTCGCCAATGCCGGGGTGGCGCTTGCCGGGATCGGGCTGGTGGGGCTGCTGTCCCCGCTGCCGCTGGCCATCGCCTGCGGCCTCGTGATCGGCAAGCAGATGGGCATTTTCGTGGCCATCTGGGTGGCGGACCGGATCGGCTTCGCCCGCCGCCCGGCGGGGGCGAGCTGGGCCCAGATCTGGGGCGTGGCGATCCTGTGCGGGATCGGCTTCACGATGAGCCTGTTTATCGCCGCGCTCGCGTTTCCCGACTATCCGTTGCTGGTGGAAGAAGCCAAGTTGGGCATTCTCGGCGGATCGCTGGTTTCCGCAGTGCTGGGCTACGCCGTGCTGCGGTTCGCCCCCGCTCCGCAAGCGAACGCCCGATAA
- a CDS encoding VOC family protein, producing MLKYLHTMIRVTDPEATIRFFELIGLEEVDRHESPQGRFTLIFLAAPGQADKAQVELTYNWPPEDGSAPEAYTGGRNFGHLAFQVDDIYATCQRLQDAGHIIHRPPRDGHMAFVKSPDGISVELLQDGKREPQEPWASMENTGTW from the coding sequence TTGCTGAAATATCTCCACACCATGATCCGCGTGACCGATCCCGAAGCGACGATCCGCTTTTTCGAACTGATCGGGCTGGAAGAAGTCGATCGGCATGAATCGCCGCAGGGCCGCTTCACGCTGATTTTCCTCGCCGCGCCGGGGCAGGCCGACAAGGCGCAGGTCGAACTGACGTACAACTGGCCGCCGGAAGATGGCAGTGCCCCGGAAGCCTATACGGGCGGGCGCAATTTCGGCCATCTCGCTTTTCAGGTCGATGATATCTACGCCACCTGCCAGCGGTTGCAGGATGCCGGGCACATCATCCATCGCCCGCCGCGCGACGGGCACATGGCCTTCGTGAAAAGCCCCGATGGCATTTCGGTCGAACTGCTGCAGGACGGCAAGCGGGAACCGCAGGAGCCGTGGGCAAGCATGGAAAACACCGGCACCTGGTGA
- a CDS encoding SIMPL domain-containing protein (The SIMPL domain is named for its presence in mouse protein SIMPL (signalling molecule that associates with mouse pelle-like kinase). Bacterial member BP26, from Brucella, was shown to assemble into a channel-like structure, while YggE from E. coli has been associated with resistance to oxidative stress.) has product MPDAAIGHQQSAPPFWRDTVNRRWLISSGILAIGLVLGGYLLGDGLTRAREADRSVTVRGLAERDVKADLATWTIAYSASAPDLATAQAGVDRDTGQIRAFFKELGFPDDALQPTGVNVSNTTTDGVQQFTVRQRMTLRTNDIARAEKAVRSQFDLVRRGVVLEEGSGMAYTFTKLNDIKPAMVAEATRDARASAQQFAKDSDTSVGGIKQATQGYFSVEARDGDSGGGWGVSDTPFKKVRVVTTVDFYLR; this is encoded by the coding sequence ATGCCCGATGCCGCAATCGGCCACCAGCAGTCTGCGCCGCCGTTCTGGCGCGATACGGTCAACCGCCGCTGGCTCATCAGTTCAGGCATCCTTGCCATCGGACTCGTTCTCGGCGGCTATTTGCTGGGCGACGGGCTGACCCGGGCGCGGGAAGCGGATCGTTCCGTCACCGTGCGCGGGCTGGCCGAACGCGATGTGAAGGCCGATCTGGCCACCTGGACCATCGCCTATTCGGCCAGCGCACCCGATCTCGCCACCGCACAGGCGGGCGTCGACCGCGACACCGGCCAGATCCGCGCGTTCTTCAAGGAACTGGGCTTCCCCGATGACGCTTTGCAGCCCACGGGCGTGAACGTTTCCAACACCACCACCGATGGGGTGCAGCAGTTCACCGTGCGCCAGCGCATGACCTTGCGCACCAACGATATCGCCCGCGCGGAAAAGGCGGTGCGCAGCCAGTTCGATCTCGTCCGCCGCGGCGTGGTGCTGGAGGAAGGATCGGGCATGGCCTACACGTTCACCAAGCTCAACGACATCAAGCCCGCGATGGTGGCCGAAGCGACCAGGGACGCCCGCGCTTCCGCCCAGCAATTCGCCAAGGACAGCGACACCAGCGTTGGCGGCATCAAGCAGGCGACGCAAGGCTATTTCTCGGTCGAAGCGCGCGATGGCGACAGCGGCGGCGGATGGGGGGTCTCCGACACCCCGTTCAAGAAAGTCCGCGTCGTCACCACGGTGGATTTCTATCTGCGCTGA
- a CDS encoding TorF family putative porin gives MLTFLRNLSVASALAGAAFVATPAMAQDEGAVTGPSDFTVSGNVAIVTDYRFRGVSLSGGDFAIQGGIDVAHSSGFYVGTWASSLDDGGSGLGDMELDVYGGWSGDIASNLKLDAGLLYYIYPAKDQGFGKSDYFEPYVKLSSQFGPLGATLGVAYAWDQKALGSEDNLYIFTDLEVGIPRTPITLTGHLGYTDGALAPDYLGGFNNDKTALDWSIGASATVLGGLTVGVSYVGVEGKSIKNATNDAVVGTLSYSF, from the coding sequence ATGCTTACGTTCCTCCGCAACCTTTCGGTTGCATCCGCGCTTGCCGGCGCCGCTTTCGTGGCCACCCCCGCCATGGCCCAGGATGAAGGCGCGGTGACCGGTCCGTCCGATTTCACGGTCAGCGGCAATGTCGCCATCGTCACCGATTATCGTTTCCGCGGGGTTTCCCTGTCGGGGGGTGATTTCGCGATCCAGGGTGGGATCGATGTCGCGCATTCGAGCGGTTTCTATGTCGGAACCTGGGCCTCCTCGCTCGATGACGGGGGCAGCGGTCTCGGTGACATGGAACTCGATGTCTATGGCGGGTGGAGCGGCGATATCGCTTCCAATCTCAAGCTCGACGCCGGGCTGCTCTACTATATCTATCCGGCCAAGGATCAGGGCTTCGGCAAGTCCGATTATTTCGAACCCTATGTGAAACTGTCGAGCCAGTTCGGCCCGCTGGGAGCGACGCTGGGCGTGGCCTATGCCTGGGACCAGAAGGCGCTGGGCAGTGAAGACAACCTCTATATCTTCACCGATCTCGAAGTTGGCATTCCCCGGACGCCGATCACGCTGACCGGCCACCTCGGTTATACCGATGGGGCGCTGGCGCCCGATTATCTCGGCGGCTTCAACAACGACAAGACCGCGCTCGACTGGTCGATCGGGGCTTCGGCCACCGTGCTGGGCGGGCTGACGGTCGGGGTCAGCTATGTGGGCGTGGAAGGCAAGTCGATCAAGAATGCCACCAACGACGCCGTGGTAGGCACCTTGTCCTACAGCTTCTGA
- a CDS encoding metallophosphoesterase: MATASVPAGQRVYAIGDIHGRLDLLEPLARAIEADDAAAPAAQTTVILLGDLIDRGADSKGVLAFARAWRQRRTVRILMGNHEEMFLDAFTDLEWLARLLPHGAYETLESYGIAVRGLDRDSLRHVQAAMAEQIPEEDRRFMAGFEASVAIGDYLFVHAGIEPGIAVDRQSERTLRWIREPFLSHREPYSHVVVHGHTIRPQVEERPNRIGIDTGGYCYDVLTALVLEGGTRRFIQARGTGSAVTIETRAAAV; encoded by the coding sequence GTGGCAACCGCCAGTGTGCCCGCCGGGCAACGCGTCTATGCCATCGGCGATATCCATGGGCGGCTCGATCTGCTCGAACCGCTCGCCCGCGCGATCGAGGCCGACGATGCCGCCGCGCCCGCCGCACAGACCACCGTGATCCTGCTGGGCGACCTGATCGATCGCGGCGCCGACAGCAAAGGCGTGCTCGCCTTCGCCCGCGCATGGCGGCAACGGCGGACGGTTCGCATCCTGATGGGCAATCACGAGGAAATGTTCCTCGACGCGTTCACTGATCTGGAATGGCTGGCCAGGCTTCTGCCGCATGGCGCCTACGAAACTCTTGAAAGCTACGGCATCGCCGTGCGCGGGCTGGATCGGGATAGCCTTCGCCATGTGCAGGCAGCCATGGCCGAGCAGATTCCGGAAGAAGACCGCCGCTTCATGGCCGGTTTCGAAGCCTCGGTGGCGATTGGGGACTACCTGTTCGTTCACGCCGGGATCGAACCGGGCATCGCGGTCGACCGGCAGAGCGAACGCACGCTGCGCTGGATTCGCGAACCGTTCCTTTCGCATCGGGAACCCTATTCGCATGTCGTGGTCCACGGCCACACGATCCGCCCGCAGGTGGAAGAGCGCCCGAACCGCATCGGCATCGACACCGGCGGCTATTGCTATGACGTGCTGACCGCGCTGGTGCTGGAAGGCGGCACCCGGCGGTTCATTCAGGCGCGCGGTACCGGCAGCGCGGTCACTATCGAAACCCGCGCAGCCGCCGTCTGA
- a CDS encoding N-acetylmuramoyl-L-alanine amidase, with protein sequence MDELVQHAVPSPNWNERKLPISMIVLHYTGMRTGAEALERMCDPAAEVSAHYMIEENGAVTRLVDEDKRAWHAGRSYWRGITDVNSASIGIELVNPGHEWGYRPFTAAQMESLLPLVGRIVRRYDIPRANVVGHSDIAPARKDDPGELFDWGRLARLRLALAVPKISLGTPFPNDGAFMLGLERFGYDITDGRAAVAAFQRRWRPARIDGAIDGEIGAILFALLLERDRGHAR encoded by the coding sequence ATGGACGAACTGGTGCAGCACGCGGTTCCGTCGCCCAACTGGAACGAGCGCAAGCTGCCCATTTCCATGATCGTCCTGCACTATACCGGCATGCGCACCGGGGCCGAGGCGCTGGAGCGGATGTGCGATCCGGCGGCCGAAGTGTCCGCGCATTACATGATCGAGGAAAACGGCGCGGTCACCCGGCTGGTCGATGAAGACAAGCGCGCGTGGCACGCGGGCCGGTCCTACTGGCGCGGGATCACGGATGTGAATTCGGCCAGCATCGGGATCGAACTGGTCAATCCGGGGCACGAATGGGGCTATCGCCCGTTCACTGCCGCGCAGATGGAATCGCTGTTGCCGCTGGTTGGGCGAATCGTGCGCCGTTACGACATTCCGCGCGCCAATGTGGTCGGCCATTCCGATATCGCCCCCGCGCGCAAGGACGATCCGGGCGAATTGTTCGACTGGGGGCGCCTTGCCCGCTTGCGGCTGGCCCTGGCGGTGCCGAAGATCAGCCTCGGCACGCCGTTTCCCAACGATGGGGCGTTCATGCTGGGGCTGGAACGGTTCGGTTATGACATCACCGACGGGCGCGCGGCGGTGGCGGCGTTCCAGCGCCGCTGGCGCCCCGCGCGGATCGATGGCGCAATCGATGGAGAAATCGGGGCGATACTTTTCGCGCTGCTCTTGGAACGCGACCGCGGCCACGCTAGATAG
- a CDS encoding histidine phosphotransferase family protein codes for MSNSSVDLASQLCSRLCHDLLSPVGALMNGLELLADEKDPAMRQRCFELLEQSAKASTDKLKFFRLAFGAAGGFGEKVSTDEVRSLVDALVAGNDRITVSWVLGAAELSKPAAKVLLNFAHIALDALMRGGSIDIAAEVRGGTCEIAVRAMGRKVAFDRTIGDALEGRLAPEALSGRTAAAHMLHVIAAEAGGGLQHAVAEDALVLGAVLPEE; via the coding sequence ATGTCCAATTCTTCCGTCGATCTCGCCAGCCAGCTTTGTTCCCGCCTGTGCCACGATCTGCTGAGCCCGGTCGGAGCGCTGATGAACGGGCTGGAACTCCTGGCGGACGAAAAGGACCCGGCCATGCGCCAGCGGTGCTTCGAACTGCTGGAACAGAGCGCCAAGGCCTCGACGGACAAGCTCAAATTCTTCCGCCTCGCGTTCGGCGCGGCGGGCGGCTTCGGGGAAAAGGTATCCACCGACGAAGTGCGCAGCCTGGTCGATGCGCTGGTGGCCGGGAACGACCGAATCACGGTGAGCTGGGTGCTGGGCGCGGCGGAACTGTCGAAGCCCGCGGCCAAAGTGCTGCTCAATTTCGCGCACATTGCGCTCGACGCGCTGATGCGGGGCGGTTCGATCGACATCGCCGCCGAAGTGCGCGGCGGCACTTGTGAAATCGCGGTGCGCGCGATGGGGCGCAAAGTCGCGTTCGACCGCACCATCGGCGATGCGCTGGAAGGGCGCCTCGCCCCCGAAGCGCTGTCGGGCCGCACGGCGGCGGCACATATGCTCCACGTCATCGCGGCGGAAGCGGGCGGCGGGTTGCAGCACGCGGTGGCGGAAGATGCCCTGGTGCTCGGGGCGGTGCTGCCGGAAGAGTAA
- a CDS encoding M67 family metallopeptidase, whose translation MTIAVTRDVIALLRQEAESAAPDECCGLLLGAAGRIDRAIPAANVAADPHRRFEIDPRALIDAHRAARTGQGAQVVGYYHSHPAGAPEPSPCDRAEAAGDGAIWAIVGRDGEVRLWRDDSQGFRALSHVLVER comes from the coding sequence ATGACTATCGCTGTGACAAGGGATGTGATCGCGCTTCTGCGCCAGGAAGCGGAGAGCGCCGCGCCCGACGAATGTTGCGGGCTGCTGTTGGGCGCTGCCGGACGAATCGACCGGGCGATACCCGCCGCCAATGTCGCGGCGGACCCGCACCGCCGGTTCGAGATCGATCCGCGCGCGCTGATCGATGCCCACCGTGCCGCGCGCACCGGGCAGGGGGCCCAGGTCGTGGGCTATTATCACTCGCACCCCGCGGGTGCGCCGGAACCATCGCCGTGCGACCGCGCCGAGGCGGCGGGAGACGGGGCGATCTGGGCGATTGTCGGCCGCGACGGGGAGGTGCGCCTGTGGCGGGACGATTCGCAGGGGTTCCGCGCGCTATCCCATGTCCTTGTGGAGCGGTAG
- a CDS encoding RluA family pseudouridine synthase encodes MGTGELIEGIFTSGGVRLDKALAEASGLSRERVKALLGEGRITLDGQPAPGASAKTAAGAHFAIAVPPAAEAQAAPQAIPLVVAYEDDDLIVIDKPAGLVVHPAAGNPDGTLVNALLHHCGDSLSGIGGVARPGIVHRIDKDTSGLLVVAKNDAAHEGLARQFADHSIERAYLAVVNGHPVPPAGTVAARIGRSDANRKKMAVLSPDSSRGKHAVTHYKTLKLMNNCALVECRLETGRTHQVRVHMASIGHALLGDPTYGRPHAKLRPVLSALGFRRQALHAAVLGFVHPGSGETIRFESELPLDMRELIDETTR; translated from the coding sequence ATGGGGACCGGGGAATTGATCGAGGGTATTTTCACAAGCGGCGGCGTGCGGCTGGACAAGGCGCTGGCCGAAGCCAGCGGCCTTTCGCGTGAGCGGGTGAAAGCGCTGCTGGGCGAAGGCCGGATCACGCTGGACGGCCAGCCGGCCCCCGGCGCATCCGCCAAGACCGCGGCGGGCGCCCATTTCGCGATTGCCGTGCCCCCCGCCGCCGAAGCGCAGGCCGCACCGCAGGCCATCCCCCTTGTCGTGGCGTACGAGGATGACGACCTGATCGTGATCGACAAACCCGCCGGGCTGGTGGTCCATCCGGCCGCGGGCAATCCCGATGGGACGCTGGTCAACGCGCTGCTGCATCATTGCGGCGATTCGCTTTCGGGCATCGGCGGCGTGGCTCGCCCGGGCATCGTCCACCGGATCGACAAGGACACCTCCGGCCTGCTGGTGGTGGCCAAGAACGACGCCGCGCACGAAGGGCTCGCCCGGCAATTCGCCGATCATTCCATCGAGCGCGCCTATCTCGCAGTGGTGAACGGACATCCCGTGCCACCGGCGGGCACTGTCGCTGCGCGAATCGGCCGCTCCGACGCGAATCGCAAGAAGATGGCCGTGCTGTCCCCCGATAGCAGCCGCGGCAAGCACGCCGTCACCCATTACAAGACGCTGAAATTGATGAACAACTGCGCGCTGGTCGAATGCCGGCTGGAAACCGGGCGGACGCATCAGGTGCGCGTTCACATGGCGTCAATCGGTCATGCCCTATTAGGGGATCCGACTTATGGACGCCCTCACGCCAAGCTACGGCCGGTTCTTTCCGCCCTCGGCTTCCGCCGTCAGGCGCTGCATGCGGCAGTGCTCGGCTTCGTTCATCCGGGCAGCGGCGAGACCATCCGTTTCGAGAGCGAACTGCCCCTCGACATGCGGGAACTGATTGATGAAACCACTCGTTGA
- the rpoH gene encoding RNA polymerase sigma factor RpoH, with product MTEKNTTIRRTASVPALSGEQSLNRYLAEIKKFPVLTAEQEYMLAKRYQEHQDPEAAAQLVTSHLRLVAKIAMGYRGYGLPVSDLISEGNVGLMQGVKKFEPDRGFRLATYAMWWIKASMQEFILRSWSLVKMGTTAAQKKLFFNLRRMKKNLDAYEDTDLHPDDVKKIAEDLGVPEQEVINMNRRMLMGGDSSLNVSMRQGEEGSGQWQDWLADDRPLQDETVAEAEEAELHHEMLAEAMDSLNERERHILVERRLTENPKTLEELSQVYDVSRERIRQIEVRAFEKLQKAMYRLADKKLLAPA from the coding sequence TTGACCGAGAAAAACACCACCATCAGGAGAACGGCGTCTGTCCCGGCGTTGAGCGGGGAGCAGAGCCTCAACCGATATCTGGCCGAGATCAAGAAATTCCCGGTGCTGACGGCCGAGCAGGAATACATGCTCGCCAAGCGCTATCAGGAACATCAGGATCCCGAAGCCGCCGCACAGCTGGTGACGAGCCATCTGCGACTCGTGGCGAAGATCGCCATGGGCTATCGCGGCTATGGCCTGCCCGTGTCCGACCTGATTTCCGAAGGGAACGTCGGGCTGATGCAGGGCGTGAAGAAATTCGAACCCGATCGCGGCTTCCGCCTCGCGACTTACGCGATGTGGTGGATCAAGGCTTCGATGCAGGAATTCATTCTGCGCAGCTGGTCGCTCGTCAAGATGGGCACCACCGCCGCGCAGAAGAAGCTGTTCTTCAACCTGCGCCGGATGAAGAAGAACCTCGATGCTTACGAGGATACCGATCTTCATCCCGACGATGTGAAGAAGATCGCCGAAGACCTCGGCGTGCCCGAGCAGGAAGTCATCAACATGAACCGGCGGATGCTGATGGGGGGCGATTCCTCGCTCAACGTCTCCATGCGCCAGGGCGAAGAAGGCTCCGGCCAATGGCAGGACTGGCTGGCGGACGACCGCCCACTGCAGGACGAAACCGTGGCCGAAGCCGAGGAAGCCGAACTGCATCACGAGATGCTGGCCGAAGCGATGGACAGCCTAAACGAACGCGAACGGCATATCCTGGTCGAACGGCGGCTGACGGAAAATCCGAAGACGCTGGAAGAACTCAGCCAGGTCTATGACGTATCGCGCGAACGCATCCGCCAGATCGAAGTGCGCGCGTTCGAAAAACTGCAGAAGGCGATGTATCGCCTGGCGGACAAGAAGCTGCTCGCCCCGGCCTGA
- a CDS encoding transporter, whose protein sequence is MKRLSLVGGLSLCAVCLIAAPAHAEEARDLCPDRPGLGTPACTVAPGTVVGEMGLIDWTRESDGAARTATIAAGEMLLRIGLTGSLEMQAGWTAYGHVRTRDKVTGRIGRESGVGDVTVALRQNLRNPDGSGFSLAVMPYVTLPVGSAPLGAGDWSAGLLVPLSFELNDTVSLALTPQVDAAADGDGDGRHLRFGNVVGLGFALTDSLSASTEIALYRDRDPTGHATEALLGLSAAWQPNDGTQFDVGLNLGLNRESPDSQLYLGVARRF, encoded by the coding sequence GTGAAGCGTTTGTCTCTCGTTGGTGGTCTGTCCCTTTGCGCCGTCTGCCTGATCGCGGCGCCCGCCCATGCGGAGGAAGCGCGCGATCTCTGCCCCGACCGGCCGGGATTGGGAACGCCCGCCTGCACGGTGGCGCCCGGCACCGTGGTCGGCGAAATGGGCCTGATCGACTGGACTCGGGAGAGCGACGGCGCGGCCCGCACGGCCACGATCGCGGCCGGCGAGATGCTGCTGCGGATCGGCCTCACTGGCAGCCTGGAGATGCAGGCCGGATGGACGGCCTACGGCCATGTGCGCACGCGCGACAAAGTGACCGGGCGGATCGGCAGGGAATCGGGCGTGGGGGACGTTACGGTCGCCCTGCGGCAGAACCTGCGCAATCCCGATGGTTCGGGCTTTTCGCTGGCGGTGATGCCTTATGTCACTCTGCCGGTGGGCTCGGCCCCGCTGGGGGCGGGCGACTGGTCGGCCGGGCTGCTGGTGCCGTTGAGCTTCGAACTGAACGACACGGTTTCGCTGGCGCTGACCCCGCAAGTCGATGCGGCGGCGGACGGCGATGGCGATGGGCGGCACTTGCGCTTCGGCAATGTTGTCGGGCTGGGCTTCGCGCTGACCGACAGCCTTTCCGCGTCGACCGAAATCGCGCTCTATCGCGATCGCGATCCCACAGGCCACGCGACGGAAGCGCTGCTCGGCCTTTCGGCGGCATGGCAGCCGAACGATGGCACCCAGTTCGATGTCGGGCTCAATCTCGGCCTCAACCGGGAGAGCCCGGACAGCCAACTCTATCTGGGCGTGGCGCGGCGGTTCTAG